A window of Pseudodesulfovibrio hydrargyri contains these coding sequences:
- a CDS encoding transglycosylase SLT domain-containing protein, which produces MRLARAALLACLIAAASLAPVRAAELARVQKPWKGDLPEIIADHRPIRVLVVYNRTNFFMKEGAMRGLEADMMSAYEKHLATVYDKELVRLVFVPVTVKELFPALLDGRGDIAAAALTVTEERSRQAAFADPYRTGISEIVVGGPGSPALASAEDLSGRKASVLAGSSYAEHLADLNARLKKQRRKQVRIVNADPYLATEDLLEMAARGMVPYTVADRFLAELWQKVYPNLRLYPDAAVHTDGKLAWAVRKDCPELRKSLSGFAATVRQGTLLGNMFFKRYYENDDFVSDPTTRVEIGKLRPMARLFQKYAGMYDFDWLKIAAMAYQESRFDMNRKSSAGAVGVMQIKPSTAAGPQVGIEDVATLDGNIHAGVKYLRYLVDNYFSDVDPTARMDFALAAYNAGPNRIIQVRRRAEEMGLDPRRWFGNCEWAAFDLIGRETTGYVAHVQMYYAAYKGTEEILLKRREAM; this is translated from the coding sequence ATGAGGCTGGCGCGCGCGGCCCTGCTGGCCTGCCTGATCGCGGCCGCGTCCCTGGCCCCGGTCCGCGCGGCCGAGCTGGCGCGGGTCCAGAAACCGTGGAAGGGCGACCTGCCCGAGATCATCGCGGACCACCGGCCCATCCGCGTGCTGGTGGTCTACAACCGGACCAATTTCTTCATGAAGGAAGGAGCCATGCGCGGGCTAGAGGCGGACATGATGAGCGCCTACGAGAAGCACCTGGCCACGGTCTACGACAAGGAGCTTGTCCGGCTGGTGTTCGTGCCCGTGACGGTCAAGGAACTGTTTCCGGCCCTGCTCGACGGGCGGGGAGACATCGCGGCCGCGGCCCTGACCGTGACCGAGGAGCGCAGCCGCCAGGCGGCCTTCGCCGATCCCTACCGCACCGGAATCAGCGAGATCGTGGTCGGCGGGCCAGGGAGTCCGGCCCTGGCCTCGGCCGAAGACCTGTCGGGCCGCAAGGCGTCCGTGCTGGCCGGTTCTAGCTACGCCGAGCACCTGGCCGACCTGAACGCGCGGCTCAAAAAGCAGCGGCGAAAACAGGTGCGCATCGTCAACGCGGACCCGTATCTGGCCACCGAGGACCTGCTGGAAATGGCCGCTCGGGGCATGGTTCCCTACACCGTGGCCGACCGGTTCCTGGCCGAGCTGTGGCAAAAGGTCTATCCGAATCTTCGGCTCTACCCGGACGCGGCCGTGCATACGGACGGCAAGCTGGCCTGGGCCGTACGCAAGGACTGCCCCGAACTGCGCAAGAGCCTGTCCGGGTTCGCGGCCACCGTGCGCCAGGGCACCCTGCTCGGGAACATGTTCTTCAAACGCTACTACGAGAACGACGACTTCGTCTCCGACCCGACCACCCGGGTGGAGATCGGCAAGCTCAGGCCCATGGCCAGGCTTTTTCAAAAATACGCCGGGATGTACGACTTCGACTGGCTGAAGATCGCGGCCATGGCCTACCAGGAGTCGCGCTTCGACATGAACCGCAAGAGCTCCGCGGGCGCGGTGGGGGTCATGCAGATCAAACCGTCCACCGCGGCCGGGCCGCAGGTGGGCATCGAGGACGTCGCGACCCTGGACGGGAACATCCATGCCGGGGTCAAATATCTGCGCTACCTGGTGGACAACTATTTCTCCGACGTGGACCCGACGGCCAGGATGGACTTCGCCCTGGCCGCCTACAACGCGGGTCCGAACCGGATCATCCAGGTGCGCAGGCGGGCCGAAGAAATGGGCCTCGATCCCAGGCGGTGGTTCGGTAACTGCGAGTGGGCCGCGTTCGACCTTATCGGCCGGGAGACCACGGGATACGTGGCCCACGTGCAGATGTACTACGCCGCCTACAAGGGGACGGAGGAGATCCTGCTCAAGCGGCGCGAAGCCATGTGA
- the purD gene encoding phosphoribosylamine--glycine ligase, with protein sequence MKILVVGSGGREHALCWKLAQNPNVETILCAPGNGGTAQVGTNIPVKDDDIPGLVALARSEEVDLVVAGPELPLVLGLENALRQEGIPCFGPNAFAANLEGSKAFSKNVMAEAGVPTAPFRVFDEYEDAVAFIKEKGAPLVVKADGLAAGKGVVVAATEEEALEAVEQMMVKKAFGSAGDRVVVEETLKGEEASFLCFCDGVNYAMLPSSQDHKAAFDGDTGPNTGGMGAYSPAPILPKEKYAETAELCIKPILRHLAAKGEPFKGVLYAGLMYTENGPSVLEYNVRFGDPECQPLLMRLETDLLEIMFACIDGKLDQIEVVSTPQTACGVVMAAKGYPGSYPKGMEITGLDEADAMEGIKVFQAGTKVEDGKIVSSGGRVLCVTALGDDLAEARKKAYAAVDKVHFENSFYRRDIADKGLKRSK encoded by the coding sequence ATGAAGATACTTGTTGTCGGTTCCGGAGGCCGGGAGCACGCCCTGTGCTGGAAGCTCGCCCAGAACCCGAATGTGGAGACCATCCTGTGCGCCCCGGGCAACGGCGGCACCGCCCAGGTGGGCACGAATATACCGGTCAAGGACGACGACATCCCGGGCCTGGTCGCCCTGGCCCGGTCCGAGGAAGTGGACCTGGTGGTGGCCGGACCCGAGCTGCCCCTGGTGCTCGGCCTGGAAAACGCGCTGCGCCAGGAGGGCATCCCCTGCTTCGGGCCCAACGCGTTCGCCGCCAATCTCGAAGGATCCAAGGCGTTCTCCAAGAACGTCATGGCCGAGGCGGGCGTGCCCACCGCGCCGTTTCGGGTCTTCGACGAGTACGAGGACGCCGTGGCCTTCATCAAGGAGAAGGGCGCGCCCCTCGTGGTCAAGGCCGACGGCCTGGCCGCGGGCAAGGGCGTGGTTGTGGCCGCCACCGAAGAGGAGGCGCTCGAGGCCGTGGAGCAGATGATGGTCAAGAAGGCCTTCGGCTCGGCCGGGGACCGCGTGGTCGTCGAGGAGACACTCAAGGGCGAGGAAGCCTCGTTCTTGTGCTTCTGCGACGGCGTCAACTACGCCATGCTCCCGTCCAGTCAGGACCACAAGGCCGCCTTTGATGGCGACACCGGCCCCAACACCGGCGGCATGGGCGCCTATTCCCCGGCCCCGATCCTGCCCAAGGAAAAATACGCCGAGACCGCCGAGCTGTGCATCAAGCCGATCCTGCGCCACCTGGCCGCCAAGGGCGAGCCGTTCAAGGGCGTGCTCTACGCCGGGCTGATGTACACCGAAAACGGTCCCAGCGTGCTCGAATACAACGTCCGCTTCGGCGACCCCGAATGCCAGCCCCTGCTCATGCGCCTGGAAACCGACCTGCTGGAGATCATGTTCGCCTGCATCGACGGCAAGCTCGACCAGATCGAGGTCGTCTCCACCCCGCAGACCGCCTGCGGCGTGGTCATGGCCGCCAAGGGCTACCCTGGTTCCTACCCCAAGGGCATGGAGATCACCGGGCTCGACGAGGCCGACGCCATGGAAGGGATCAAGGTCTTCCAGGCGGGCACCAAGGTCGAGGACGGCAAGATCGTTTCCTCGGGCGGCCGCGTGCTCTGCGTCACCGCGCTGGGCGACGACCTCGCCGAGGCCCGCAAGAAAGCCTACGCGGCCGTGGACAAGGTCCATTTCGAAAACAGCTTCTACCGCCGCGACATCGCCGACAAGGGCCTCAAGCGGAGCAAATAG
- a CDS encoding PP2C family protein-serine/threonine phosphatase, translating into MAEPATMSPQELLDEIERLRAELARCHERDAAQRAADEGACGAALEMEIEQLREARETVGVVNVIVENSPAVVFRRLADDTHRLVYISENLSQWGFSAADFLSGRKGFDDLLHPDDRERVIAEIDQCRLEEIEEYAQEYRIITADGEVRWVSDETSVVTDADGRRIYNQGVLVDVTASKRAREALEASEFKFRRTIEGAAEGYLLMDRDLVIREVNDAYCRMLGYEREELVGRRPHDFATLDYQRFLESGAERLRGKAVRRFEGTMVHRDGHEVPVLVNANTLLDESGGFLGNVAFVADLTEQKKALNLAAEVQKSLLPRRAPRIPGLDVAGRSVPSELTGGDYFDYFEPVDPDRPVLSVAVGDISGHGVDAALLMTTARGFLRMRAGQPGSPGQIVTEMNRHLAEDLYGSGRFMTLFYLSLDATAGKAAWVRAGHDPALIYCPVHDTFTELGVDAGLPLGVERERCYNEEYGDLLSGQLVAIGTDGIWEARRPGGEMFGKERFKTVLRRHAMASAREVVDAVFDAVREHSGGAKLEDDVTLVVIKFGADA; encoded by the coding sequence ATGGCCGAACCCGCCACCATGTCCCCACAGGAGTTGCTCGACGAGATCGAGCGCCTGCGCGCCGAACTTGCGCGATGCCACGAACGCGATGCCGCCCAGCGGGCCGCGGACGAGGGCGCATGCGGCGCGGCGCTGGAAATGGAGATCGAGCAGCTGCGCGAGGCCCGCGAGACCGTGGGCGTGGTCAACGTCATTGTCGAGAACTCTCCGGCCGTGGTCTTCCGGCGGCTGGCCGACGACACTCACCGGTTGGTCTACATCTCTGAAAACCTGAGCCAATGGGGCTTTTCCGCCGCCGACTTCCTGTCCGGGCGCAAGGGATTCGACGACCTTCTTCATCCGGACGACCGGGAGCGGGTGATCGCCGAGATCGACCAGTGCCGGCTGGAGGAAATCGAGGAGTATGCCCAAGAGTACCGGATCATCACGGCGGACGGCGAGGTCCGCTGGGTCTCGGACGAGACTTCGGTGGTCACGGACGCGGACGGACGGCGGATTTACAATCAGGGCGTGCTGGTGGACGTCACCGCGAGCAAGCGGGCCCGGGAGGCCCTGGAGGCCAGTGAATTCAAGTTCCGCCGGACCATCGAGGGCGCGGCCGAGGGCTATCTGCTCATGGACCGCGACCTGGTCATCCGCGAGGTAAACGACGCATACTGCCGCATGCTCGGCTACGAACGCGAGGAACTGGTCGGGCGGCGGCCCCACGACTTCGCCACCCTGGACTACCAGCGCTTTCTCGAGTCCGGCGCCGAACGGCTGCGCGGCAAGGCCGTCCGGCGCTTCGAGGGCACCATGGTCCACCGCGACGGGCACGAGGTCCCGGTGTTGGTCAACGCCAACACCCTGCTCGACGAGAGCGGCGGGTTTTTGGGCAACGTGGCCTTCGTGGCCGACCTGACCGAGCAGAAAAAGGCCCTGAACCTGGCCGCCGAGGTCCAGAAGAGCCTGCTGCCGCGCCGGGCGCCGCGCATCCCCGGCCTGGATGTGGCCGGACGGTCCGTGCCCAGCGAACTCACGGGCGGCGACTATTTCGACTATTTCGAGCCAGTGGATCCGGACCGCCCGGTCCTGTCCGTGGCCGTGGGCGACATCTCGGGCCACGGCGTGGACGCGGCCCTGCTCATGACCACGGCCCGGGGCTTTTTACGCATGCGCGCGGGTCAGCCGGGCAGTCCCGGCCAGATCGTCACCGAGATGAACCGCCACCTGGCCGAGGACCTGTACGGCTCGGGCCGGTTCATGACCCTGTTCTACCTGAGCCTGGACGCGACCGCGGGCAAGGCCGCCTGGGTCCGCGCGGGCCACGATCCGGCCCTGATCTATTGCCCGGTGCACGACACCTTCACCGAGCTGGGTGTCGACGCCGGGCTGCCCCTCGGGGTGGAGCGCGAGCGGTGCTACAACGAGGAATACGGCGACCTGCTGTCCGGCCAGCTGGTCGCCATCGGCACGGACGGCATCTGGGAGGCGCGGCGTCCGGGCGGCGAGATGTTCGGCAAGGAGCGGTTCAAGACGGTCCTGCGCCGACACGCCATGGCTTCGGCCCGGGAGGTCGTGGACGCGGTTTTCGACGCGGTCCGGGAGCACTCGGGCGGGGCCAAGCTCGAGGACGACGTCACCCTGGTGGTCATCAAGTTCGGAGCCGATGCATGA
- a CDS encoding HTH domain-containing protein produces the protein MKDTVLKAMRAAGKPVRPGDIAKELGVDSKEVSKAIKALKEEGCVVSPKRCYYEPA, from the coding sequence ATGAAAGATACGGTTCTCAAAGCCATGCGGGCGGCCGGCAAGCCCGTGCGCCCGGGCGACATCGCCAAGGAGCTCGGCGTGGACAGCAAGGAAGTTTCCAAGGCCATCAAGGCCCTGAAAGAAGAGGGATGCGTGGTCTCGCCCAAACGGTGCTACTACGAACCCGCCTAG
- a CDS encoding RNA recognition motif domain-containing protein translates to MKSIYVGNIPFSASENDMRDLFGEYGNVSAVKLIQDHETGRFRGFGFVEMEDADAAAAIEALDGYEMSGRPLKVNEAKPRAPRPRH, encoded by the coding sequence ATGAAAAGTATCTACGTCGGCAACATCCCCTTCAGCGCATCCGAAAACGACATGCGCGACCTGTTCGGAGAATACGGCAACGTCTCGGCCGTGAAACTCATCCAGGACCATGAGACCGGACGCTTCCGAGGGTTCGGCTTCGTGGAAATGGAGGACGCGGACGCGGCTGCGGCCATCGAGGCCCTGGACGGCTACGAGATGTCCGGGCGGCCTCTGAAGGTCAACGAAGCCAAGCCGCGCGCTCCCCGCCCCAGGCACTGA
- the purE gene encoding 5-(carboxyamino)imidazole ribonucleotide mutase, whose product MPQVVIFMGSLSDEEKMRPCSDLLKELGVDHVFTVSSAHRTPERTARLVEEYEADGAQVFICAAGLAAHLAGAVAAKTIRPVLGVPLTASPLGGMDALLATLQMPPGFPVGTLALDKVGAKNAAWLAAQIIALHDEAVAEKIRAARQGFKDSVEKAAASL is encoded by the coding sequence ATGCCGCAGGTTGTGATTTTCATGGGGTCCCTTTCGGACGAGGAGAAGATGCGTCCGTGTTCGGACCTGCTCAAGGAATTGGGCGTGGACCACGTGTTCACGGTTTCGTCCGCCCACCGCACGCCGGAGCGCACGGCGCGGTTGGTGGAGGAGTACGAGGCCGACGGGGCCCAGGTGTTCATCTGCGCGGCGGGCCTGGCCGCGCATCTGGCCGGGGCCGTGGCTGCCAAGACCATCCGGCCGGTGCTGGGCGTGCCGCTGACCGCCTCGCCCCTGGGCGGCATGGACGCGCTCCTGGCCACATTGCAGATGCCTCCGGGCTTTCCGGTGGGCACCCTGGCCCTGGACAAGGTCGGGGCCAAGAACGCGGCCTGGCTGGCGGCGCAGATCATCGCCCTGCACGATGAGGCGGTGGCCGAAAAGATCAGAGCCGCACGCCAGGGCTTCAAGGACTCGGTGGAAAAGGCCGCGGCCAGCCTGTAG
- a CDS encoding ArnT family glycosyltransferase → MNKTTTVFLVISLFIFSLALNLYNNDFDYHLHRDEPKKVRFIKIGTQDFMHPTFMLKLSKAIKKITKCDNEQELAVTGRTVSAFMGACIVLAAFFIARTLLPVSFALPASLSVSVSPILVVHSHYLKEDVYFTAPFLFSLVFLIKAVETKKGLPAMLFGLSYGLALSSQYKSALFLIVLLLIPFIDRSIQKSWYAKKIAASLAISAMTFLVINYNIFINAAKAYKGISHEMAHIQTGHSIHFYPWDFMFLFHFKNSLTPGMTLAATAICTLGLLVSMYGWNRSSLMEKLLLLCIIIFYAAHEISPLKPAPDFMRYMIPIVPMLIIMGWLGIERAYRLLSPSTGTLPGYALLLVAAFFLCLIPAYESARLVANLVDDTRLVASEYIKRLDGGYVYETYALPRYDDEEFIESAADIDITEARNNGICHIVTSSMEYDRYYYGLQCDKDRNEAVYRRHRAYERLFRYPYVEIHPKYKTFAFSNPTIRIIDICAGESDEPASASTP, encoded by the coding sequence ATGAACAAGACAACGACGGTATTCCTTGTCATCTCGCTATTTATATTCAGCCTCGCTCTGAATCTGTACAACAACGATTTTGACTATCACCTCCACCGCGACGAGCCCAAGAAAGTCAGATTCATAAAGATCGGCACCCAGGATTTCATGCATCCGACGTTCATGCTGAAACTGTCCAAGGCCATTAAAAAGATAACGAAATGCGACAACGAGCAAGAGCTTGCGGTCACCGGGAGAACCGTATCGGCCTTCATGGGCGCGTGCATCGTGCTCGCCGCCTTTTTCATTGCGCGGACTCTGTTGCCGGTCTCATTCGCCCTGCCGGCAAGCCTTTCCGTATCCGTTTCGCCCATACTCGTGGTCCATTCCCATTATCTTAAAGAGGATGTGTACTTCACGGCGCCGTTTTTGTTTTCATTGGTTTTTCTTATCAAGGCGGTGGAGACAAAAAAGGGCCTGCCAGCAATGTTATTCGGCCTGTCTTATGGGCTGGCGCTTTCCTCGCAATACAAATCAGCGCTCTTTCTTATTGTGCTTTTACTCATTCCCTTTATCGACAGAAGCATCCAAAAGAGTTGGTACGCGAAGAAGATCGCCGCATCCCTGGCCATCTCGGCCATGACGTTTCTGGTGATCAACTACAACATCTTCATCAATGCGGCGAAGGCATACAAAGGCATTTCGCACGAGATGGCCCATATCCAGACCGGCCACAGCATCCATTTTTATCCATGGGATTTCATGTTCCTGTTCCATTTCAAGAACAGCCTGACACCCGGGATGACGCTTGCCGCAACGGCCATTTGCACTTTGGGACTCCTTGTTTCGATGTATGGATGGAACAGATCATCCCTGATGGAAAAACTGCTGCTGTTGTGCATTATCATCTTCTATGCCGCCCACGAGATATCCCCGCTGAAACCGGCCCCGGATTTCATGCGCTACATGATCCCGATCGTGCCGATGCTCATCATCATGGGATGGCTCGGCATAGAAAGAGCGTACCGCCTGCTCTCCCCTTCCACGGGCACACTGCCGGGCTACGCCTTGCTGCTTGTCGCCGCGTTCTTCCTCTGCCTGATTCCCGCCTACGAAAGCGCACGCCTTGTCGCCAACCTCGTTGACGACACCCGCCTTGTGGCGAGTGAGTACATAAAAAGGCTCGACGGCGGATATGTTTATGAAACATACGCCTTGCCCCGCTATGACGATGAGGAGTTCATCGAATCCGCAGCGGATATCGACATAACCGAAGCAAGAAACAACGGCATTTGCCATATCGTCACCAGCAGCATGGAGTACGACAGATATTATTACGGGCTGCAATGCGACAAGGACCGGAACGAGGCGGTATACCGAAGGCATCGGGCGTATGAAAGGCTGTTTCGGTATCCGTATGTGGAGATCCACCCCAAATACAAGACCTTCGCCTTTTCCAACCCGACGATCAGGATAATCGACATCTGCGCCGGAGAAAGCGATGAACCGGCATCGGCAAGCACCCCGTAA
- a CDS encoding response regulator transcription factor produces MAIVLATARPEALTGFAEGLAKESGQDVAVAPDGKTALDRVASKAPALVVIDEGLPDHKPLDLVREIMMVSAMTLTAVVTSMSEEQFHEEAEGYGVLMPLPTTPGAQDGVELAKRMSGI; encoded by the coding sequence ATGGCCATCGTGCTGGCAACGGCCCGGCCCGAAGCCCTGACCGGCTTTGCGGAAGGACTGGCCAAGGAAAGCGGGCAGGACGTGGCCGTGGCCCCCGACGGGAAAACGGCCCTGGACCGGGTGGCCTCCAAGGCCCCGGCCCTGGTGGTCATCGACGAGGGACTGCCCGACCACAAGCCGCTCGATCTGGTGCGCGAGATCATGATGGTCTCGGCCATGACCCTGACCGCCGTGGTCACCTCCATGAGCGAGGAGCAGTTCCACGAGGAAGCCGAGGGCTACGGCGTGCTCATGCCCCTGCCCACGACTCCCGGCGCACAAGACGGCGTGGAGCTCGCCAAGAGGATGTCCGGTATCTAG
- a CDS encoding NifB/NifX family molybdenum-iron cluster-binding protein: protein MNTRIAIPSAAPGGMDAPIDAHFGHCAMYTLVDVEDGAVKEVSVVPSCPHVQGGCMAPVNYLADNKVQALISGGMGMRPLMGFNQVGIQVYHGSGAPTVNVAVEAFLRDSLPEFTVDQTCGGGH from the coding sequence ATGAATACACGTATTGCGATCCCGTCCGCCGCACCCGGCGGCATGGACGCCCCCATCGACGCCCATTTCGGGCACTGCGCCATGTACACCCTGGTGGACGTGGAGGACGGGGCCGTGAAAGAGGTCTCCGTGGTCCCGAGCTGCCCGCACGTGCAGGGCGGCTGCATGGCCCCGGTCAACTACCTGGCCGACAACAAGGTCCAGGCCCTGATCTCCGGCGGCATGGGCATGCGCCCGCTCATGGGCTTCAACCAGGTCGGCATCCAGGTCTACCACGGCTCGGGCGCGCCCACCGTGAACGTGGCCGTGGAGGCGTTTTTGCGCGACTCCCTGCCCGAGTTCACCGTGGACCAGACCTGCGGCGGCGGTCACTAA